From the Thermovirga lienii DSM 17291 genome, one window contains:
- a CDS encoding nicotinate-nucleotide adenylyltransferase (PFAM: Cytidylyltransferase~TIGRFAM: nicotinate (nicotinamide) nucleotide adenylyltransferase; cytidyltransferase-related domain~COGs: COG1057 Nicotinic acid mononucleotide adenylyltransferase~InterPro IPR004821: IPR005248: IPR004820~KEGG: aco:Amico_0842 nicotinate (nicotinamide) nucleotide adenylyltransferase~PFAM: cytidylyltransferase~PRIAM: Nicotinate-nucleotide adenylyltransferase~SPTR: Probable nicotinate-nucleotide adenylyltransferase;~TIGRFAM: nicotinate (nicotinamide) nucleotide adenylyltransferase; cytidyltransferase-related domain protein), producing MAPLRGEGLTKRKIGIMGGTFDPIHFGHLVAAEEAYFSLGLAEVIFVPTGDSFHKRGRNISSSEHRYTMTMLATLDNPHFRLSRVEIDRGTPSHTIDTLREMHHWFPPNSVSFYFITGLDAVLDIMSWKEPFEIAKTCNIVAVSRPGYNKSKLQELPEEIKSSIIPLEIPLLAISSTEIRKRVSEGKSIRYLVPWPVEHYIYKNSLYNRNGW from the coding sequence ATGGCACCTCTGAGGGGGGAGGGGCTTACCAAAAGGAAAATAGGGATAATGGGTGGGACCTTTGACCCGATCCACTTTGGTCATTTAGTAGCGGCTGAAGAAGCTTATTTTTCTTTAGGCCTTGCCGAAGTCATATTTGTACCAACAGGAGATTCTTTCCACAAGAGGGGTAGGAACATCTCTTCCTCCGAACATAGGTATACAATGACCATGCTCGCTACTTTAGACAACCCCCATTTCCGGTTGTCGAGGGTTGAAATAGACAGAGGGACACCTAGCCATACCATAGATACTCTGAGAGAAATGCATCACTGGTTTCCTCCGAACAGTGTCTCCTTCTATTTCATTACTGGTCTTGACGCTGTCTTGGATATAATGAGTTGGAAAGAACCTTTTGAAATAGCCAAAACTTGTAATATAGTAGCAGTAAGCCGACCCGGCTACAATAAAAGCAAACTGCAAGAACTACCAGAAGAGATAAAAAGCAGCATTATTCCTTTGGAAATTCCTCTTTTGGCCATTTCCAGCACGGAGATTCGCAAAAGGGTTTCTGAAGGCAAAAGCATTAGATATCTGGTCCCTTGGCCCGTGGAGCACTATATTTATAAGAACTCCCTTTACAATAGAAACGGATGGTGA
- a CDS encoding asparaginase (PFAM: Asparaginase~TIGRFAM: L-asparaginases, type I~COGs: COG0252 L-asparaginase/ Glu-tRNAGln amidotransferase subunit D~InterPro IPR020827: IPR006034: IPR006033~KEGG: pab:PAB2294 asparaginase related protein~PFAM: Asparaginase/glutaminase~SPTR: AsnA-1 L-asparaginase;~TIGRFAM: L-asparaginase, type I): MSKKILIIGTGGTISSVDSGEGLSSALPVEEILRFCESELSDLEYKADVMDLLNIDSTLIQPEDWIKIAEEIGKNFSVYDGFIILHGTDTLAYTASMLSFMLRNPTKPIVLTGSMKPAPIANSDAIPNVADSVRFAVSGCPGVYVVFNHKVIRASRASKVASEDIDAFVSVNEPPVALVTSKYINYRKDFKANIEGPFSVDVRRDNRVFVLKIFPGLEPSIVETVIERDISGLIVESFGAGGLPYRGRNLLDILSKAAAQIPVVLTSQVLYNGVNLHTYEVGIRALKAGVISAEDMSKEAAVTKLMWVLGHTKNIDEIRRLFKTPIAGEIKQHKIYYRTPQR; this comes from the coding sequence TTGTCAAAGAAAATATTGATAATCGGTACAGGAGGAACTATTTCTAGTGTGGATAGCGGGGAAGGGCTGTCTTCAGCCCTTCCTGTTGAAGAAATATTGCGCTTTTGCGAGAGCGAACTCAGTGATTTGGAATATAAAGCAGACGTAATGGACCTTCTCAATATAGATAGCACGCTTATTCAGCCAGAGGATTGGATAAAAATAGCAGAAGAGATAGGCAAGAATTTCTCCGTATACGATGGATTTATCATACTGCATGGAACTGACACTTTGGCATATACTGCCTCGATGTTGTCCTTTATGCTTAGAAATCCCACGAAGCCCATCGTTTTAACGGGTTCCATGAAGCCGGCCCCGATTGCAAACAGCGATGCTATACCTAATGTAGCCGATTCTGTTCGATTTGCTGTGAGCGGATGCCCAGGAGTTTATGTAGTTTTCAATCATAAAGTTATAAGGGCTTCAAGGGCAAGCAAAGTTGCTTCGGAGGATATAGATGCCTTTGTTAGCGTGAATGAACCTCCCGTTGCGTTGGTAACTTCTAAATATATCAATTACAGGAAAGATTTTAAGGCAAACATTGAGGGGCCTTTTTCTGTTGACGTACGAAGGGATAACCGCGTCTTTGTGCTTAAGATTTTCCCTGGATTGGAACCGTCTATTGTTGAAACTGTTATTGAAAGGGATATTTCAGGGCTGATTGTAGAAAGCTTCGGGGCAGGAGGCCTTCCTTATAGGGGGAGAAATTTATTGGATATCTTATCCAAGGCAGCTGCTCAAATTCCAGTAGTGCTAACATCTCAAGTCCTTTATAACGGAGTTAACCTTCATACATATGAGGTGGGGATAAGGGCGCTTAAAGCAGGTGTTATATCTGCAGAAGATATGTCCAAGGAGGCTGCGGTCACTAAACTTATGTGGGTACTAGGTCACACCAAGAACATCGATGAAATAAGGAGACTTTTCAAGACACCCATCGCAGGCGAGATAAAGCAACATAAGATATATTATAGGACACCACAGCGCTAG
- a CDS encoding glyceraldehyde-3-phosphate dehydrogenase (NAD+) (PFAM: Glyceraldehyde 3-phosphate dehydrogenase, C-terminal domain; Glyceraldehyde 3-phosphate dehydrogenase, NAD binding domain~TIGRFAM: glyceraldehyde-3-phosphate dehydrogenase, type I~COGs: COG0057 Glyceraldehyde-3-phosphate dehydrogenase/erythrose-4-phosphate dehydrogenase~InterProIPR020830: IPR020831: IPR020832: IPR006424: IPR 020828: IPR020829~KEGG: aco:Amico_0834 glyceraldehyde-3-phosphate dehydrogenase, type I~PFAM: Glyceraldehyde 3-phosphate dehydrogenase, NAD(P) binding domain; Glyceraldehyde 3-phosphate dehydrogenase, catalytic domain~PRIAM: Glyceraldehyde-3-phosphate dehydrogenase (phosphorylating)~SPTR: Glyceraldehyde-3-phosphate dehydrogenase, type I;~TIGRFAM: glyceraldehyde-3-phosphate dehydrogenase, type I): MKDRKVRVAINGFGRIGRLALRAMYEYRQDWSFEIVATNSRTDAEQRAYLLKYDSVHRRFKGTVKVEGDSLDVNGSKIEVLKYQDIRDIPWGDKGIDIVIESSGKYTDADKAKGHIEAGAKKVVITAPAKGDVPTIVMGVNESIYDPQKHSIVSNASCTTNCLAPVVKVLHERFGIKQGLMTTTHAYTNDQKTLDASHKKLHRGRAAALSIIPTTTGAASAIGKVIPELNGKLDGMALRVPTPDVSAVDLVAILNKRVTAEEINEAMKEYAEGELKGILGYETEDLVSSDFIGDSRSSIFAAMHTVCIGDMAKVIAWYDNEWGYACRVLDLVEYMVRKGL; encoded by the coding sequence ATGAAGGATCGCAAAGTTAGGGTAGCCATTAACGGTTTTGGAAGGATTGGAAGGCTTGCGCTCAGGGCAATGTACGAGTACAGGCAGGACTGGTCTTTTGAGATCGTAGCTACAAACAGTAGGACCGATGCAGAACAAAGAGCGTACTTGTTGAAGTATGATTCGGTTCATAGGCGATTCAAAGGCACCGTTAAAGTTGAAGGAGATTCCCTTGATGTCAATGGTTCGAAGATAGAAGTTTTGAAATACCAAGATATAAGGGATATTCCATGGGGAGACAAAGGAATAGACATCGTAATCGAGTCATCCGGAAAGTATACCGATGCGGATAAGGCAAAAGGGCATATTGAGGCTGGCGCAAAGAAAGTTGTAATAACAGCACCTGCTAAAGGCGATGTTCCCACAATAGTTATGGGGGTAAATGAAAGTATATATGATCCTCAAAAACATTCCATCGTCTCCAATGCCTCTTGTACTACCAATTGTTTGGCGCCTGTAGTAAAAGTGCTACATGAACGTTTTGGTATAAAACAGGGGCTTATGACAACTACTCATGCTTATACGAACGACCAAAAGACCCTTGATGCCTCTCATAAAAAACTACATAGAGGAAGAGCTGCTGCTCTTTCCATCATACCTACCACAACAGGAGCTGCTAGCGCCATCGGTAAGGTAATACCCGAGTTAAATGGGAAACTTGATGGCATGGCGTTGAGAGTTCCGACTCCAGATGTGTCGGCAGTGGATTTGGTTGCTATATTAAACAAGAGGGTTACTGCCGAGGAGATCAACGAGGCCATGAAAGAGTATGCTGAAGGGGAGCTCAAAGGGATATTGGGTTATGAGACAGAGGATCTAGTATCATCAGATTTCATAGGTGACAGCAGATCATCTATTTTCGCGGCAATGCACACTGTGTGCATTGGTGACATGGCTAAAGTTATAGCCTGGTACGACAATGAGTGGGGTTATGCGTGCAGAGTCTTGGATCTAGTTGAGTACATGGTAAGGAAAGGGCTGTAA
- a CDS encoding Phosphoglycerate kinase (PFAM: Phosphoglycerate kinase~COGs: COG0126 3-phosphoglycerate kinase~InterPro IPR015911: IPR001576~KEGG: tai:Taci_0890 phosphoglycerate kinase~PFAM: phosphoglycerate kinase~PRIAM: Phosphoglycerate kinase~SPTR: Phosphoglycerate kinase): protein MKIRTVTSEAIKNKKVLLRVDFNVPIKDGRVIDDSRIRAHLETIRFLSSNGAITVLVSHLGRPKGKRNDAYSLRPIAAYFKEVLSMDVQFVDDCVGEVVKNALSNGKPQDVLLLENCRFHPEEELNDESFAALLAEPFDVFVMDAFSAAHRAHATTRGVTKFLPAYAGFLLEKEVSILSSVRDNPEPPLALILGGSKVTDKIGVIEHMANKASTILVGGAMAFPFLVAKGYSVGKSKCDEENVTSARHILKVLEDEEVEIILPVDIVVGESINSQQASGVVKVDNVPDNMMGLDIGPQTVKEFSKHLGKAKSIIWNGPLGLFENPAFSRGTMEIGKIVSEKAKEGAVVVIGGGDTAAAAKALGFASGVTHVSTGGGASLEFLEGKILPGIEPLLE from the coding sequence ATGAAAATAAGGACAGTTACCTCTGAAGCTATAAAAAACAAGAAAGTCTTACTGAGGGTTGATTTCAATGTTCCCATAAAGGATGGAAGGGTCATTGATGATTCAAGAATAAGGGCTCATCTTGAGACCATTCGCTTCTTAAGTTCTAACGGCGCAATAACGGTTCTGGTTTCTCATTTAGGGAGGCCAAAGGGCAAAAGAAACGATGCTTATTCATTAAGACCTATTGCCGCTTATTTTAAAGAGGTCCTTTCAATGGATGTGCAGTTTGTTGATGATTGTGTAGGCGAAGTAGTGAAAAATGCTTTGTCCAATGGGAAGCCACAGGATGTTCTGTTGTTGGAAAATTGCAGATTCCATCCGGAAGAAGAGCTAAATGACGAAAGTTTTGCTGCTCTTTTAGCGGAACCTTTTGATGTGTTTGTAATGGATGCTTTCAGTGCAGCCCACAGGGCCCACGCTACGACAAGAGGGGTAACGAAATTTCTGCCTGCTTACGCTGGTTTTTTGTTGGAGAAAGAGGTAAGCATTTTGAGTAGCGTCAGAGACAATCCCGAGCCTCCTTTGGCTTTGATCCTTGGTGGTTCCAAGGTGACGGACAAAATAGGAGTCATTGAGCACATGGCCAACAAAGCATCGACCATATTGGTTGGAGGAGCCATGGCTTTTCCATTCTTAGTTGCAAAAGGATATTCTGTCGGCAAGTCAAAGTGTGACGAAGAGAATGTCACCAGTGCAAGGCATATACTGAAGGTATTAGAGGATGAAGAAGTTGAAATTATCTTGCCGGTGGATATTGTTGTAGGTGAAAGCATAAATTCCCAACAAGCTTCGGGTGTGGTAAAAGTCGACAACGTCCCCGATAACATGATGGGATTGGACATAGGACCACAAACGGTAAAAGAGTTTTCCAAACATTTGGGAAAAGCCAAATCAATTATCTGGAATGGTCCTTTAGGATTATTTGAAAATCCTGCATTCTCAAGAGGAACGATGGAGATTGGCAAGATTGTAAGTGAAAAAGCAAAAGAGGGAGCTGTCGTAGTAATAGGTGGAGGAGACACGGCAGCTGCAGCTAAGGCTCTTGGTTTTGCTAGTGGAGTCACTCATGTTTCAACCGGTGGGGGGGCTAGCTTGGAGTTTTTGGAAGGTAAAATCCTCCCGGGGATTGAACCTCTTTTGGAGTAA
- a CDS encoding triosephosphate isomerase (PFAM: Triosephosphate isomerase~TIGRFAM: triosephosphate isomerase~COGs: COG0149 Triosephosphate isomerase~InterPro IPR020861: IPR000652~KEGG: hth:HTH_0611 triosephosphate isomerase~PFAM: triosephosphate isomerase~PRIAM: Triose-phosphate isomerase~SPTR: Triosephosphate isomerase;~TIGRFAM: triosephosphate isomerase), whose amino-acid sequence MVVQKRKPIVVAANWKMNLGPSAAGDYLKDFIELVKKDTRLISSIDNKEVEVIFFPPSVSLPCVHSHLGTNYFMLGAQNAHWLPSGAYTGEISIPMLKEVGVTHVLVGHSERRWLFHETDEVISLKVKACFEFGVSPVLCVGEREEDRLDNKTEEVIEKQVRHGLSFLKDFNMKITDALYIAYEPVWAIGTGKTASPKDAQEAIGFIRELIGTIYGRNCADAVRILYGGSVNPENAEDLIMQEDINGLLVGSASLNPNKFCRILSNVTVL is encoded by the coding sequence ATGGTGGTTCAAAAAAGAAAACCCATTGTGGTGGCTGCTAATTGGAAGATGAACCTCGGTCCTTCTGCAGCCGGAGACTACCTAAAGGATTTCATAGAACTAGTGAAGAAAGACACAAGGTTGATTAGCTCCATAGATAACAAAGAGGTGGAAGTGATATTTTTCCCGCCGTCGGTATCTCTTCCTTGTGTCCATTCCCACCTCGGCACCAACTATTTCATGTTAGGTGCGCAGAATGCTCACTGGCTTCCTAGCGGGGCTTACACTGGTGAAATATCCATCCCAATGTTGAAGGAAGTCGGGGTAACCCATGTGCTTGTGGGCCACAGCGAAAGGCGCTGGCTTTTTCATGAGACTGATGAAGTTATAAGCCTTAAAGTCAAGGCTTGTTTCGAGTTCGGAGTGTCGCCGGTACTGTGTGTAGGTGAAAGGGAAGAGGATCGTTTGGACAATAAAACTGAAGAAGTGATAGAAAAGCAAGTCAGACATGGCCTTTCTTTTTTGAAAGATTTCAATATGAAGATAACAGATGCCCTTTACATAGCCTATGAGCCGGTTTGGGCCATAGGTACAGGGAAAACAGCTTCTCCCAAAGACGCGCAAGAAGCCATTGGGTTTATAAGAGAGCTTATCGGAACTATTTATGGTCGAAACTGTGCAGATGCTGTGAGGATATTGTATGGAGGAAGTGTGAATCCTGAGAATGCAGAGGATTTGATAATGCAAGAAGATATCAATGGCCTTTTAGTTGGTTCTGCTTCCTTAAACCCCAATAAATTTTGTAGAATTCTTTCAAACGTTACCGTTTTGTGA
- a CDS encoding iojap-like protein (PFAM: Domain of unknown function DUF143~TIGRFAM: iojap-like ribosome-associated protein~COGs: COG0799 Iojap protein~InterPro IPR004394~KEGG: aco:Amico_0840 iojap-like protein~PFAM: Iojap-related protein~SPTR: Iojap-like protein;~TIGRFAM: iojap-like protein) — MSITENSEVSRIVSTLIDKQGEDLVVIDLSSKSYLADFFVLATANSDVHKDTLVEYTKDLLEEMGMTYRVEGESTSNWVLIDAGIIVVHIFSRQGRDFYRLENLWSSCPIHHFSDPV; from the coding sequence ATGAGTATTACAGAAAACAGCGAAGTTTCAAGGATTGTGAGTACTCTCATTGATAAGCAGGGAGAAGACTTAGTGGTTATTGATCTTTCGTCGAAATCTTATTTAGCAGATTTCTTTGTGCTTGCAACAGCAAACTCAGATGTCCATAAAGACACGCTTGTAGAATACACAAAGGACCTACTGGAAGAGATGGGAATGACCTATAGAGTCGAAGGTGAGAGCACCTCCAATTGGGTTTTGATAGATGCTGGTATCATAGTGGTGCACATATTCTCTAGACAAGGACGAGATTTCTATCGTCTAGAGAACCTTTGGTCGAGTTGTCCTATACATCATTTCTCGGATCCCGTTTAG
- a CDS encoding Amylo-alpha-16-glucosidase (PFAM: Amylo-alpha-1,6-glucosidase; Glycogen debranching enzyme N terminal~TIGRFAM: glycogen debranching enzyme, archaeal type, putative~COGs: COG3408 Glycogen debranching protein~InterPro IPR010401~KEGG: tai:Taci_0888 amylo-alpha-16-glucosidase~PFAM: Amylo-alpha-16-glucosidase~SPTR: Amylo-alpha-16-glucosidase) gives MYFGKADVNTFERGSSREFLLSNGKGGYAFSTVIGANTRNEHGLLVVSGEKSCVPTVYVSKVEETLFARNKKYQLSTNQYKDTVYPDGYRYIQEYEEDPLPTTLFVIYNIMLKKTVFMPKGLPCTVIKYELLTSQDRLQLEIRPLCAHREIGLTCDNVSFEADIAKQVLSVSGNGCQSHIYATRGEWTYKPLMFENLMYTRSESSINGKNMENLWSPGVLSFEIGEGEAVYVAISSEPMQLDESKLINMEAETIKWVKNKTKRAPTQNVLIASELIKSASNCIKELEDGGATAISGYPSLREFSRDAFISIPGLAKAYGDPIIGFKVLRTWLARAKECGYVMPSEMDGMNKKPKIAAADCGLWFIYAFSKLMDQAGNISAMESWWDDLKRLVDKYIEGIPELDLVCDNDGLLDIKTRNPERHWMNGVVDSKPVVERRGKLVEINALWYFVLREMERYCDFMEDENAKKYGDLADRVAESFPSVFWKKEGYLKDWVDGNESDDSIRCNQILAVSLPISPLDPERGRSVVETCWRELYTTYGLRTLDPHDDKYKGRSEGRQDQKQKARFRGMAWPWLLGQFISAFVKFNPDKKNIVQYFIKPFRAHLRRGCIGGIAENFDGSMPYLPHGDVVSILSVGEILRVIYEDLADL, from the coding sequence ATGTACTTCGGTAAAGCGGACGTAAATACCTTTGAAAGAGGCTCCAGCAGAGAATTTTTATTATCAAATGGAAAGGGTGGATATGCTTTTTCTACTGTAATAGGGGCTAATACCAGAAACGAACATGGATTACTAGTGGTATCTGGAGAGAAGTCCTGTGTTCCCACGGTGTATGTCAGTAAAGTAGAGGAAACCCTTTTCGCCAGGAATAAAAAGTATCAGCTTTCTACAAATCAGTATAAAGATACGGTGTACCCTGATGGTTATAGATATATACAAGAATACGAAGAAGACCCCCTTCCTACTACCTTGTTTGTCATTTACAACATAATGTTGAAAAAGACCGTATTCATGCCAAAAGGACTTCCCTGTACTGTGATTAAGTATGAACTGCTAACTAGTCAAGATCGGTTGCAGCTTGAAATTAGACCGTTATGTGCTCACAGAGAAATAGGCCTTACCTGCGATAATGTATCTTTCGAGGCCGATATTGCAAAACAAGTCCTGTCTGTAAGCGGCAATGGGTGTCAAAGCCATATATACGCCACTAGAGGTGAGTGGACTTATAAACCATTGATGTTTGAAAACCTTATGTACACCAGGAGCGAGAGTAGTATAAACGGTAAAAATATGGAAAATCTTTGGTCCCCAGGGGTTCTTTCTTTTGAGATAGGAGAGGGAGAAGCTGTTTATGTCGCAATAAGTTCAGAGCCGATGCAGCTGGATGAATCGAAGCTGATCAACATGGAAGCAGAGACGATAAAGTGGGTCAAGAACAAAACCAAAAGAGCCCCCACTCAAAATGTGTTGATCGCTTCTGAGTTGATAAAATCTGCTTCCAATTGCATAAAAGAGTTGGAAGACGGAGGGGCCACGGCAATATCTGGTTATCCTTCATTAAGGGAGTTTTCTAGGGATGCCTTCATATCTATCCCGGGTTTGGCTAAAGCTTACGGTGACCCCATAATAGGATTTAAAGTCCTCAGGACCTGGCTTGCGAGAGCCAAAGAATGTGGGTATGTCATGCCTTCTGAAATGGATGGTATGAACAAGAAGCCTAAGATAGCAGCTGCCGATTGTGGTCTTTGGTTCATTTACGCTTTTTCGAAATTGATGGATCAAGCTGGAAACATTTCCGCCATGGAATCCTGGTGGGATGACTTAAAGCGATTAGTGGATAAGTATATTGAAGGCATACCTGAATTAGATTTAGTTTGCGACAATGATGGTTTACTCGATATTAAAACTAGAAACCCTGAGAGACATTGGATGAACGGCGTAGTAGACTCTAAGCCTGTAGTCGAAAGAAGAGGCAAGTTGGTGGAGATAAATGCCCTCTGGTATTTCGTTTTGCGGGAAATGGAACGATATTGTGATTTTATGGAGGATGAAAATGCCAAAAAGTACGGGGATTTGGCAGATAGAGTAGCCGAGTCGTTCCCCAGTGTGTTTTGGAAAAAAGAAGGGTATCTAAAAGATTGGGTAGATGGTAACGAAAGTGATGATTCCATCCGCTGCAATCAGATATTGGCTGTATCTCTTCCAATATCTCCGTTGGATCCAGAGAGAGGAAGGTCCGTGGTGGAAACTTGTTGGAGAGAACTGTACACTACTTACGGTTTGAGAACCCTTGATCCCCATGATGATAAATATAAAGGACGGAGCGAGGGGCGACAGGATCAAAAACAAAAAGCTCGTTTTAGAGGTATGGCGTGGCCTTGGTTGTTGGGGCAGTTCATTTCAGCGTTTGTAAAGTTCAATCCTGACAAGAAAAACATAGTGCAGTACTTTATAAAACCCTTCAGAGCTCACTTGAGGAGGGGATGCATAGGAGGCATAGCAGAGAATTTTGACGGCAGCATGCCTTATTTGCCCCATGGGGATGTGGTGTCTATCCTTAGTGTGGGAGAGATTCTTAGGGTAATTTACGAAGATCTGGCGGACCTGTAG
- a CDS encoding cell envelope-related transcriptional attenuator (PFAM: Cell envelope-related transcriptional attenuator domain~TIGRFAM: cell envelope-related function transcriptional attenuator common domain~COGs: COG1316 Transcriptional regulator~InterPro IPR004474~KEGG: aco:Amico_0841 cell envelope-related transcriptional attenuator~PFAM: cell envelope-related transcriptional attenuator~SPTR: Cell envelope-related transcriptional attenuator;~TIGRFAM: cell envelope-related function transcriptional attenuator, LytR/CpsA family): protein MFFKKEILVISMLAIFALVAGTAFKVIPLLNPNSENIKENIVYDKKTGTVNVLIVGTDKVPGEKRNRSDTIAIASLDIDKKVIKVLTIPRDTRAQIPGKGWQKINHAYAYGGIELLGKSIVNLLAIPIHYYVVVNYDSFPKLVDLIGGVDIYVSKHLKYHDRAGNLHIDIPKGMQHLDGKTALGYVRFRNDAYGDIGRIERQKKFYNAVFEKLKQPEILTKIPSLIKEGLRLIDTNISMSQALQLASYLKDIPRENVAIATLPGRPAYIEKVSYWIPDLAAAAEFLASTPTKPKIIENDGNTKEETAKAENTIQLKWPLVILNGDGKPRLAQRFAYLMQSKGLAEISYSGNAKHFDYKYTTVRIPKDFADEDINLVVTFFTTIGLKEEMIFKNSDVKTITLILGHDYERILKKLES, encoded by the coding sequence GTGTTTTTTAAAAAAGAAATACTTGTAATATCCATGTTAGCTATTTTTGCTCTTGTTGCAGGGACAGCATTTAAAGTCATACCTCTTTTGAATCCCAACTCGGAAAACATAAAGGAAAACATAGTATATGACAAAAAAACAGGAACGGTAAACGTTTTGATAGTAGGGACTGATAAAGTCCCTGGAGAAAAACGCAACAGATCTGACACAATAGCTATCGCTTCATTGGACATAGATAAAAAGGTAATAAAAGTTCTTACCATACCTAGGGATACCAGGGCACAGATCCCGGGTAAAGGATGGCAGAAGATAAATCATGCCTACGCCTATGGAGGTATAGAGCTTTTGGGAAAAAGTATAGTAAACCTTCTTGCAATTCCCATCCATTATTATGTAGTAGTTAATTACGATAGTTTCCCCAAGCTGGTCGACCTGATAGGTGGAGTAGACATATATGTGTCGAAACATTTGAAATATCATGATAGGGCAGGAAACCTTCACATTGACATACCCAAAGGCATGCAACATCTAGATGGAAAAACAGCCCTGGGATATGTACGTTTCAGAAACGATGCGTATGGTGATATTGGTAGAATAGAACGACAAAAGAAATTTTATAATGCCGTATTTGAGAAGCTGAAACAACCAGAGATCCTCACGAAGATACCAAGCCTAATCAAGGAAGGTTTGCGCTTGATCGACACTAACATATCCATGAGTCAGGCTCTTCAGCTTGCATCTTACCTGAAAGACATACCTCGAGAAAACGTGGCTATAGCGACGTTGCCTGGAAGACCTGCTTATATTGAAAAGGTTAGTTATTGGATACCTGACCTGGCTGCTGCAGCAGAGTTTCTGGCCAGTACCCCGACAAAACCGAAAATAATAGAAAACGATGGAAACACAAAAGAAGAAACAGCAAAGGCTGAAAATACTATCCAATTGAAGTGGCCTTTAGTAATCTTGAACGGTGATGGGAAGCCAAGACTAGCGCAGCGCTTCGCCTATCTAATGCAAAGCAAAGGCTTAGCCGAAATCTCTTACTCTGGAAATGCTAAGCATTTCGACTATAAATACACTACGGTCAGGATTCCTAAAGATTTTGCAGATGAGGACATAAACTTGGTGGTTACGTTTTTCACAACCATAGGGCTAAAAGAAGAAATGATCTTCAAAAACTCGGATGTAAAAACCATTACGTTGATTCTAGGTCACGACTACGAAAGGATATTGAAGAAGTTAGAAAGTTAG